CTCAACACCTGGGAAGTCGACGGCGGCGAAGTGCTGGCCAGCCAGGAAGTGCACAACATCGCTGTGGCCATCGGCGTCGATCCCGGTGCCACCGACCTCAGCCAGCTGCGCTACGGCAAGATCTGCATCCTCGCCGATGCCGACTCCGACGGGCTGCACATCGCCACCTTGCTGTGCGCGCTGTTCGTCCAGCATTTCCGCCCGCTGGTGGATGCCGGGCACGTCTACGTGGCCATGCCGCCGCTGTACCGGATCGACCTGGGCAAGGAGATCTACTACGCCCTCGACGAGAGCGAGCGCGATGGCATCCTCGACCGCCTGGTGGCCGAGAAGAAGCGCGGCAAGCCGCAGGTCACCCGCTTCAAGGGCCTGGGCGAGATGAACCCGCCACAGTTGCGCGAAACCACCATGGACCCCAACACCCGCCGGCTGGTCCAGTTGACCCTGGACGACTACGCCGCCACCACGGAAATCATGGACATGCTGCTGGCCAAGAAGCGCGCCGGCGACCGCAAGTCGTGGCTCGAAGCCAAGGGCAACCTGGCCGAGGTCATGATTTGAGGGCTGTCTGGCTGGCCCTGCTGGTCCTGCTGGCGGTGCCGGCCTACGCCCGTGTGCCGTTGCAGCAGCTCAAGCTGGTTTCCGAGCACCCCGTGGACGGCATGAGCGGCGGCAACCTGTCGGGGCTGGCGGCCTGCAATGGCGTGCTGTGGACGGTATCGGACCGCGACGACCTGGTGTTGTACCGCCTGGAACGCAGCCAGCGGGTCTGGCAGGCTGAAGCGGTGTCCATCGAGGTGCCCCAGCCGCCCAGCGATCTGCCGGTGAGCCTGCGTTCGCTGGCCAGCCTGTCAGCGGTGGTGCGTGGCGGTGGTATGGATTACGAAGGCATCAGTTGCGACGCCCAGGGCAATCGCTACGTGGTCAGTGAAGCCCATGGCGCGGTGCTCAAGGTGCCTGTACAGGGCGTGCCCACCTGGCTGCCACTGCCCGCGCAGGTCATCCAGCAGGCGCGCGAAAAGGGCATGCTGCAGCGCTTCAATGCCCTGTACGAAGGC
The Pseudomonas sp. DTU_2021_1001937_2_SI_NGA_ILE_001 DNA segment above includes these coding regions:
- a CDS encoding esterase-like activity of phytase family protein, encoding MRAVWLALLVLLAVPAYARVPLQQLKLVSEHPVDGMSGGNLSGLAACNGVLWTVSDRDDLVLYRLERSQRVWQAEAVSIEVPQPPSDLPVSLRSLASLSAVVRGGGMDYEGISCDAQGNRYVVSEAHGAVLKVPVQGVPTWLPLPAQVIQQAREKGMLQRFNALYEGIAISPDGEQLWLAAEREQRGLLQVRFKDGQWQCPDSCVLYHEAGVTPDKNRPLPDFSDVSLFNGKLFTLERSVYRVCRRSLDDGQIERCWSFANEARKPERLYDQPYGLTEALVVDETGAWIGTDNNFGARADGEKRPVVWRFAAPTGGWSAP